A portion of the Citrobacter rodentium NBRC 105723 = DSM 16636 genome contains these proteins:
- the aspA gene encoding aspartate ammonia-lyase, translating into MLNNIRIEEDLLGTREVPAEAYYGVHTLRAIENFYISNSKISDIPEFVRGMVMVKKAAALANKELQTIPKSVANAIIAACDEVLNNGKCMDQFPVDVYQGGAGTSVNMNTNEVLANIGLELMGHQKGEYQYLNPNDHVNKCQSTNDAYPTGFRIAVYASIVKLIDAINQLREGFERKAVEFQDILKMGRTQLQDAVPMTLGQEFRAFSVLLKEEVKNIERTAELLLEVNLGATAIGTGLNTPKEYSPLAVQKLAEVTGFACVPAEDLIEATSDCGAYVMVHSALKRLAVKMSKICNDLRLLSSGPRAGLNEINLPELQAGSSIMPAKVNPVVPEVVNQVCFKVIGNDTTVTMAAEAGQLQLNVMEPVIGQAMFESIHILSNACYNLLEKCVNGITANKEVCEGYVFNSIGIVTYLNPFIGHHNGDIVGKICAETGKSVREVVLERGLLTEAELDDIFSAQNLMHPAYKAKRYTDESEQ; encoded by the coding sequence ATGTTAAACAACATTCGTATCGAAGAAGATCTGTTGGGTACCAGGGAAGTTCCAGCTGAAGCCTACTATGGTGTTCACACTCTGAGAGCGATTGAAAACTTCTACATTAGCAACAGCAAAATCAGCGATATCCCTGAGTTTGTGCGCGGAATGGTCATGGTCAAGAAGGCCGCAGCGCTGGCAAATAAAGAGTTGCAGACCATTCCTAAGAGTGTGGCGAATGCCATCATTGCCGCATGTGATGAAGTCCTGAATAACGGCAAATGCATGGACCAGTTCCCGGTAGACGTTTACCAGGGCGGTGCAGGCACCTCCGTCAACATGAACACTAACGAAGTGCTGGCCAATATCGGGCTGGAGCTGATGGGTCACCAGAAAGGTGAATATCAGTACCTGAACCCGAACGACCACGTGAACAAATGTCAGTCTACCAACGACGCCTACCCAACCGGTTTCCGCATCGCGGTTTACGCCTCCATCGTTAAACTGATCGACGCTATCAACCAGCTGCGTGAAGGCTTCGAACGTAAAGCTGTCGAGTTCCAGGACATCCTGAAAATGGGCCGTACCCAGTTGCAGGATGCCGTTCCGATGACGCTGGGTCAGGAGTTCCGCGCATTCAGCGTCCTGCTGAAAGAAGAAGTGAAAAATATCGAGCGTACCGCTGAGCTGCTGCTGGAAGTTAACCTCGGCGCAACAGCTATCGGTACTGGCCTGAACACCCCGAAAGAGTACTCCCCGCTGGCCGTACAAAAACTGGCGGAAGTCACCGGCTTCGCCTGCGTACCGGCAGAAGACCTGATTGAAGCGACCTCCGACTGCGGCGCTTACGTCATGGTTCACAGCGCGCTGAAGCGCCTGGCGGTGAAGATGTCCAAAATCTGTAACGACCTGCGTCTGCTCTCCTCTGGTCCACGCGCCGGCCTGAACGAGATCAACCTGCCGGAACTGCAGGCGGGCTCATCTATCATGCCAGCGAAAGTGAACCCGGTCGTGCCGGAAGTGGTTAACCAGGTGTGCTTCAAAGTTATCGGCAACGACACCACCGTCACGATGGCCGCTGAAGCAGGCCAGCTGCAGCTGAACGTGATGGAGCCAGTGATTGGTCAGGCAATGTTTGAATCCATTCATATCCTGAGCAACGCCTGCTACAACCTGCTGGAAAAATGCGTTAACGGTATCACCGCTAACAAAGAAGTGTGCGAAGGGTACGTCTTTAACTCTATCGGCATCGTCACCTACCTCAACCCGTTCATCGGCCATCACAACGGCGACATCGTCGGTAAGATCTGCGCCGAAACCGGTAAGAGCGTACGTGAAGTGGTGCTGGAGCGCGGCCTGTTGACGGAAGCAGAGCTTGACGATATTTTCTCCGCACAAAACCTGATGCACCCGGCTTATAAAGCAAAACGTTATACTGATGAAAGCGAACAGTAA